In candidate division Zixibacteria bacterium HGW-Zixibacteria-1, the DNA window TCATATAGCAAAATGGCCGGATTGGTGGCTATGGCTCGGGCCAGCCCGACCCGCTTGCGCATGCCGCCCGATAATTCGGCCGGATATTTTTGCTCGGTGCCCGATAGACCGACCAGCGCCAGCTTTTCGGCGATAATGTCGTCGCGTTCCTTTTCCGGAAGATGCATACATTCCTTGAGAGCCAGTCCGACATTTTCGCCAACCGTCAATGAGTCGAGCAGGGCCGCCGATTGAAAGAGCATTCCGATGTTCTTCCGCACTTCGGTCAGATCGTTGAAATTCATGTCGGTCACATCGTTTCCATCGACATATACCGATCCCGACTCCGGTTTAATCAGGGCGTTGATATGTTTCAGAAGCACCGATTTGCCGCATCCGGACTGCCCAATAATGACAATCGACTCGTTTCTGGCCACTTCGAGTGAGACCCCCCTGAGAACTTCCTTGTCGTCGAAGGATTTATTTACATTGTCGAATTTTATATATGCATCCATATACTTACATCCTGAACAGAACCATGGCAATCACATAATCCGAGACGAGAATCATCACCGAGGAAATAACGACGGCATACGTCGTCGAAATACCGACGCCGCGGGCGCCGCCGGCGGCACGGAAACCTTCATGGCAGCCGACCAGCCCGATAATGGCGCCGAAAACGGTCGCTTTGAGCATACCGCCCATCATGTCGAAGAAACTGAAAGAGAATCTGACGCCGTTAAGAAATGTCTCATAAGATATATCCACAAAAAGAACCGACACTGCTAACGCTCCGAGGACGGCGATGAAATTTGAGAAAATGACGAGTATCGGAAGCATGATGGTGCTGGCCACCAGGCGCGGCATCACCAGGTAGCGCACCGGGCTGATACCCATCGATTCCAGGGCATCGATCTGCTCGGTGACACGCATGGTACCCAATTCGGCGGCAATTCCGGCGCCGACGCGCCCGGCCACCACCAGCGCCGAAAGCACCGGGGCCAGCTCGATGACAATCGCTTTGCCGACCGCTGAGCCGAGATAGCGCAATGGCGCGCCGATAAATTTGAACTGGTAGGCGGCCTGCCATGACGATACGGCGCCGACGAATATCGAGATAATCAGGATAAGCGGAATCGATTTATTGCCGATCATAAAACACTGATCGACAATCAGACCAAGTGAGCGGGGAACCGATTTGAGATGATATACGGCCTTGAAAAGAAGCAGGAAGGTGCTTCCCAGCCGCGATATAAAATTTATCGCGCGACGGCCTATTAATGGTACACCGCTATTCATCCTTAAAAGGGAGAATCGGCATCGGTATCAGGTATGGCCGGTTCAAAGGCAGCCAGATTCTCGAATCTGATAAAGTCCTTTACAAAGGCAAGATTGACCACTCCGGTCGGGCCGTTGCGCTGTTTGGCGACAATAAGTTCGGCCCGCCCTTCCACTTCCTTGCGTTTCAGATCATCTTTGTCAAGATGCGACATATAAAACTCCGG includes these proteins:
- a CDS encoding ABC transporter permease; the encoded protein is MNSGVPLIGRRAINFISRLGSTFLLLFKAVYHLKSVPRSLGLIVDQCFMIGNKSIPLILIISIFVGAVSSWQAAYQFKFIGAPLRYLGSAVGKAIVIELAPVLSALVVAGRVGAGIAAELGTMRVTEQIDALESMGISPVRYLVMPRLVASTIMLPILVIFSNFIAVLGALAVSVLFVDISYETFLNGVRFSFSFFDMMGGMLKATVFGAIIGLVGCHEGFRAAGGARGVGISTTYAVVISSVMILVSDYVIAMVLFRM
- a CDS encoding ABC transporter ATP-binding protein; protein product: MDAYIKFDNVNKSFDDKEVLRGVSLEVARNESIVIIGQSGCGKSVLLKHINALIKPESGSVYVDGNDVTDMNFNDLTEVRKNIGMLFQSAALLDSLTVGENVGLALKECMHLPEKERDDIIAEKLALVGLSGTEQKYPAELSGGMRKRVGLARAIATNPAILLYDEPTTGLDPITADRINDLIINLHTRLHVTSVTVTHDMTSAYKVGQRIVMLYDGKVEFEGTPDETRNSSNSIVRQFIHGQAEGPIKIN